One window from the genome of Rhodopirellula halodulae encodes:
- a CDS encoding BatA domain-containing protein → MSMLAPLFFAGALTIAAPILFHLIRQHPKGSVPFSSVMFLREVPSRLTRRSRLDQWPLLLIRSLALILLAAAFARPFLRSSADLLNQTPARRIALVIDRSASMQREDLWQQAVAKAESVIEDLSANDQFAIFVFDSEVKKEWESNNTLLDEGQRQLAMETLRATQLSWKATDLGVALREAADWAQWPETSINSETEDAPASTNSALSSPTSSSSNRSGPGPASLVLISDLQNGAAIDALQQNAWPEQVTLDIRRVAPREPGNATAVVMNDPARDNIRTGQKDAEFQLPIRVINSKLASQFDLSLTWDPEDEPQNIQVESDSVRVVRATPPAQNGSEITPPIVLSGDNSPFDNTVYWVAPEKRTFQLLHVGRETDEPRESLSYYLRRVPLDNATREVTIETVDPSGLPPDVDPKQCPLLVISQVSGDAAFQSALQQYTNDGGRLLFVMDDAKSANELLSVISALTSSKNLTVEEAKVSDYAMWSEIDFSSPVFAAMSDPQFNDFSKIQFWNYRSVNGLTTQAETNEIDWNVLASFDSGDPALARSGNVWLLTSGWQPSQSQLALSTKFLPLIAQLFTGNEPITGSSVGHTIGTPLPWPPSAGSRLIRSDGETTAYEDSLDAEFIDRPGVHQLRLPDETMISFASNLAETESQTDPMEEDTLERLGIPLGEAPDSETLTEATQQLRDRELESQQRLWQWLLLAAIILLAVETLWGGRYAKRIA, encoded by the coding sequence ATGAGCATGCTGGCACCTCTCTTCTTCGCCGGTGCGTTGACTATCGCGGCGCCGATTTTGTTTCACTTGATTCGGCAACACCCCAAGGGCTCTGTGCCATTCAGCTCGGTGATGTTCCTGCGTGAGGTCCCATCACGGCTGACTCGCCGCAGCCGCCTTGATCAATGGCCGTTGCTTCTGATTCGCAGCTTGGCGTTGATTTTGCTTGCTGCCGCGTTTGCACGACCGTTCCTTCGCAGTTCGGCTGACCTATTGAATCAAACCCCGGCCAGACGAATCGCATTGGTCATCGACCGCAGCGCCAGCATGCAACGCGAAGACCTCTGGCAACAAGCCGTCGCGAAAGCGGAATCAGTCATCGAGGATCTTTCTGCCAATGATCAATTCGCGATCTTCGTCTTTGACTCAGAGGTCAAAAAAGAATGGGAGTCCAACAACACACTGCTGGATGAAGGCCAACGGCAACTTGCGATGGAAACGTTGCGTGCGACCCAATTGAGTTGGAAAGCAACGGATCTGGGCGTGGCTCTTCGCGAAGCCGCTGACTGGGCACAATGGCCGGAAACATCGATCAATAGCGAGACCGAAGATGCACCAGCATCAACGAACTCAGCATTATCCAGTCCAACTTCCTCCAGCTCCAATCGCTCTGGCCCCGGCCCCGCCAGCTTGGTTCTTATCTCTGATCTGCAAAACGGTGCGGCCATTGACGCGTTGCAACAAAATGCATGGCCCGAGCAGGTAACGCTTGACATTCGCCGCGTGGCCCCGCGAGAACCCGGCAACGCCACCGCGGTCGTGATGAATGATCCCGCGCGAGACAACATCCGAACCGGCCAGAAAGACGCAGAATTTCAATTACCGATTCGGGTGATCAATTCCAAGCTCGCGTCGCAGTTCGACTTGTCGCTGACTTGGGACCCTGAGGATGAACCACAGAACATTCAGGTCGAATCCGATTCGGTCCGGGTGGTGCGAGCGACTCCTCCCGCCCAGAACGGTTCGGAGATCACGCCACCCATTGTACTGTCAGGAGACAACTCGCCGTTTGACAACACGGTTTACTGGGTGGCTCCCGAGAAGCGAACTTTTCAATTGCTGCATGTTGGTCGCGAAACAGATGAACCTCGCGAGAGCTTGTCGTATTACCTGCGGCGAGTTCCGCTCGATAACGCGACGCGGGAAGTCACGATCGAAACCGTTGACCCTTCTGGTCTTCCGCCTGACGTCGATCCAAAGCAGTGTCCATTGTTGGTCATCAGCCAAGTCAGCGGTGACGCCGCGTTTCAATCTGCCTTGCAGCAATACACGAACGATGGTGGACGATTGCTGTTCGTCATGGATGATGCGAAATCCGCGAACGAGTTGCTTTCGGTGATCTCCGCGTTGACCAGTTCAAAGAACTTGACCGTTGAAGAAGCCAAGGTTTCGGACTACGCCATGTGGTCTGAAATCGACTTTTCGTCGCCCGTGTTCGCGGCGATGTCGGACCCGCAGTTCAACGATTTCAGCAAGATTCAATTTTGGAATTATCGCTCCGTCAACGGCCTCACCACGCAAGCCGAGACGAATGAAATTGACTGGAACGTTTTGGCAAGCTTTGATTCAGGTGATCCCGCCTTGGCCAGATCCGGCAACGTTTGGTTGCTGACCAGCGGCTGGCAACCCTCGCAGAGTCAGTTGGCTTTGTCGACCAAATTCCTTCCATTGATCGCACAGCTATTCACTGGCAATGAACCCATCACAGGGTCGTCGGTGGGACACACGATCGGAACACCGCTGCCATGGCCACCCTCGGCGGGCTCCCGCTTGATTCGATCGGACGGCGAAACAACCGCCTATGAAGACAGCCTGGATGCGGAATTCATCGACCGCCCAGGTGTGCATCAGCTCCGGCTTCCGGACGAGACCATGATTTCGTTTGCCAGCAATTTGGCGGAAACGGAAAGCCAAACGGATCCGATGGAAGAGGACACACTCGAACGGCTGGGCATCCCGCTGGGCGAAGCTCCTGACAGCGAAACATTGACCGAAGCGACACAGCAATTGCGTGATCGCGAACTCGAAAGCCAACAACGATTGTGGCAATGGTTGCTACTAGCCGCGATCATTCTGTTGGCGGTCGAAACCCTTTGGGGAGGACGCTATGCAAAAAGAATTGCTTGA
- a CDS encoding AAA family ATPase, with protein sequence MTQEDEARVVEQIREGRERIVQELSKVIIGQEEVIEQLLICLFAGGHCLITGAPGLAKTLLVSSVAKIFHLKFQRIQFTPDLMPADITGTEILEQSADGHRELQFVKGPIFANVILADEINRTPPKTQAALLEAMQEHQVTAGGHRYELEEPFFVLATQNPIEMEGTYPLPEAQLDRFLFNVLIDYLPPKDELAVVMQTTAQKPAPIEPIFTGEDVARFHAAVRRVPIAESIAAYAVRLVAATRPGRDGTPDFVNEYASWGAGLRAAQTLVLGAKARALLNGHAHVRTEDIQALAHPTLRHRVLLSYRAEAEGFDVEKLVTRLLTETPTEV encoded by the coding sequence TTGACGCAAGAAGACGAAGCCCGCGTGGTGGAACAAATTCGCGAGGGACGTGAACGGATCGTTCAAGAACTCTCCAAAGTCATCATCGGCCAAGAAGAAGTCATCGAGCAGTTGCTGATCTGCCTCTTCGCCGGTGGGCACTGCTTGATCACCGGAGCCCCGGGACTCGCGAAAACGTTGTTGGTCAGCAGCGTCGCGAAAATCTTTCACCTGAAGTTTCAACGCATCCAATTCACACCTGATTTGATGCCCGCGGACATCACCGGAACAGAGATTTTGGAGCAATCGGCGGATGGCCATCGGGAACTTCAGTTCGTCAAAGGCCCCATCTTTGCCAACGTGATTTTGGCAGACGAAATCAACCGCACACCGCCCAAGACTCAAGCGGCGTTGTTGGAAGCCATGCAAGAACATCAGGTGACCGCCGGTGGTCATCGATACGAATTGGAGGAGCCCTTCTTTGTACTGGCGACGCAAAACCCGATTGAGATGGAAGGCACTTACCCACTGCCCGAGGCGCAACTGGACCGCTTTCTATTCAATGTCTTGATCGATTACTTGCCGCCCAAAGACGAATTGGCGGTGGTGATGCAAACCACGGCACAAAAACCCGCTCCGATCGAACCCATTTTCACTGGAGAAGACGTGGCACGTTTCCACGCCGCCGTGCGACGGGTTCCCATCGCCGAATCCATTGCGGCTTACGCCGTTCGTTTGGTCGCTGCGACCCGCCCCGGTCGAGATGGCACGCCCGACTTTGTCAACGAATACGCGTCGTGGGGAGCCGGACTTCGCGCGGCACAAACGTTGGTCCTGGGCGCCAAGGCCAGAGCATTGCTGAACGGCCACGCGCACGTCCGCACGGAAGACATTCAAGCGTTGGCTCACCCAACCCTTCGCCACCGCGTCTTGCTGAGCTACCGCGCGGAAGCCGAAGGTTTTGATGTGGAAAAGCTGGTCACCCGCTTGCTCACCGAAACGCCAACGGAAGTCTGA
- a CDS encoding AIM24 family protein, with amino-acid sequence MSERRYSLERFLEKTRDKDLNQGLFELESDRMLDINLNGEVWTKMGSMIAYTGNVRFEREGILSQGLGNLLKKAVSGEGTALTKVSGQGSVFCADSGKKITILELQNEAICVNGNDLLAFEMSLNYNIKMMKKMTAMLAGGLFNIRLEGTGMVAVTSHYDPITLPVTPQQPVVTDPNATVLWSGQLEPELKTDVQFKTMLGRGSGESLQFLFQGHGFVVVQPYEEVVFQNQG; translated from the coding sequence ATGAGCGAACGACGTTATTCCCTCGAACGTTTCCTGGAAAAAACTCGCGACAAGGATCTCAACCAGGGATTGTTCGAGCTGGAGTCGGATCGAATGCTCGACATCAATCTCAACGGCGAAGTCTGGACCAAGATGGGATCGATGATCGCATACACGGGCAACGTCCGTTTTGAACGCGAAGGAATTCTGTCACAGGGGCTCGGTAACCTGCTCAAAAAAGCCGTCTCCGGCGAAGGCACGGCATTGACGAAGGTCAGCGGGCAGGGATCGGTCTTTTGTGCTGACAGCGGAAAGAAGATCACGATCTTGGAGCTGCAAAACGAGGCGATTTGCGTCAACGGAAATGACCTCCTCGCGTTCGAAATGTCATTGAACTACAACATCAAAATGATGAAGAAGATGACCGCGATGTTGGCGGGCGGCTTGTTCAACATTCGCTTGGAGGGCACGGGAATGGTAGCGGTGACCAGCCACTACGATCCTATCACGTTGCCGGTCACGCCTCAGCAGCCCGTGGTCACCGATCCAAATGCGACTGTGCTTTGGTCCGGACAGTTGGAGCCGGAACTTAAAACCGACGTCCAGTTCAAAACGATGTTGGGCCGAGGCTCTGGCGAGTCATTGCAATTTCTTTTCCAAGGACATGGTTTCGTAGTGGTTCAACCCTACGAAGAGGTCGTGTTCCAAAACCAAGGTTGA
- a CDS encoding exodeoxyribonuclease III yields the protein MKLISWNVNGIRAAMNKGFREFVEAEQPDVLCLQETKAEPQQVDLAWAEELGYHQEWNPATKKGYSGVSTWSRVKPTKVTKGLDLEEHDNEGRVLTTTFEDFHLVNVYTPNAQRGLARLDYRMQWDEVFLDYVKKLNRRKPVLFCGDVNCAHKEIDLANPKANRKNAGFSDEERAGLDAVADAGFIDSFREFHEGPGHYSWWTYRSDARARNIGWRLDYFWVAKKFWDRVADAQIRCEIHGSDHCPVELTLK from the coding sequence TTGAAACTGATCTCATGGAATGTCAACGGCATCCGCGCCGCAATGAACAAAGGCTTTCGCGAATTTGTGGAAGCCGAGCAGCCGGATGTGCTGTGTCTGCAGGAGACCAAGGCTGAACCCCAACAAGTCGATCTGGCTTGGGCGGAGGAGTTGGGCTACCACCAAGAATGGAATCCCGCGACCAAGAAAGGTTACTCCGGCGTGTCGACTTGGAGCCGAGTGAAACCCACCAAAGTCACCAAAGGACTGGACCTGGAAGAGCATGACAACGAAGGTCGCGTTCTGACGACCACGTTCGAAGATTTTCATCTGGTCAATGTCTACACGCCGAACGCCCAACGTGGATTGGCTCGTTTGGATTACCGCATGCAGTGGGATGAAGTTTTTCTGGACTACGTCAAGAAACTCAATCGTCGCAAACCGGTGTTGTTTTGTGGCGATGTCAATTGTGCCCACAAAGAAATCGATCTGGCCAACCCGAAAGCCAATCGCAAGAACGCCGGGTTCAGCGACGAAGAACGGGCGGGCTTGGACGCGGTTGCAGACGCGGGGTTCATCGATTCGTTTCGCGAATTTCACGAGGGGCCAGGGCATTATTCGTGGTGGACGTATCGCAGCGACGCCCGAGCCAGAAACATCGGCTGGCGTTTGGATTACTTTTGGGTGGCGAAGAAGTTCTGGGATCGCGTGGCGGATGCTCAGATTCGATGCGAGATCCATGGATCGGATCATTGCCCTGTTGAGTTGACGTTGAAGTGA
- a CDS encoding DUF58 domain-containing protein, producing MSWFQRFSGTSQPDARQASRSGNSSATATGRTDAAASMDPHALMRIKNLQLRSKLVVEGFFGGLHRSPLHGASVEFSEYRSYSPGDDPRGLDWKLFARTDRYYIKKFEDETNRRCHLLVDQSQSMAYGSLEYSKMDYARTLAATLAYFLTLQRDHVGLMTFDEAIADVVPARSRTGHLRQILACLDRPTAGKGTNLNRPLSQIAAVTQRRGLVVLISDMLAPTDELQRSLALLRSRQHEVIVLRVLDPNEVEISVDQSKVLVDMETGRKIQVDPDATRRSYQTAFREHADGLQAICNAVGAAIYTTTTDQPLQDSLSDFVSAHQRRPIAASRAGMLGGVGAGGGGGS from the coding sequence TTGAGCTGGTTCCAACGTTTTTCAGGTACTTCGCAACCGGACGCTCGCCAGGCAAGCCGGTCAGGGAACTCGTCGGCAACGGCAACCGGTCGAACCGACGCCGCGGCATCCATGGATCCACACGCCTTGATGCGGATCAAAAACCTTCAGTTGCGATCCAAGTTGGTGGTGGAAGGTTTCTTTGGCGGTCTGCATCGAAGCCCGCTGCACGGTGCTTCGGTGGAATTCAGTGAATACCGTTCCTATTCACCCGGCGATGATCCGCGAGGGCTGGACTGGAAGCTCTTTGCCAGAACCGATCGTTATTACATCAAGAAGTTCGAAGACGAAACCAACCGGCGATGCCATCTCTTGGTCGACCAGAGCCAATCGATGGCTTACGGTTCGCTGGAGTACAGCAAAATGGACTACGCCAGAACCCTGGCGGCAACGCTGGCTTACTTCCTGACTCTGCAGCGTGACCATGTTGGATTGATGACCTTCGATGAAGCCATCGCCGATGTCGTTCCGGCTCGAAGCCGCACGGGGCACCTGCGCCAAATCCTCGCATGCCTCGATCGTCCCACCGCCGGCAAGGGAACCAACTTGAACCGCCCGCTGTCGCAAATCGCGGCGGTCACGCAGCGGCGTGGGTTGGTCGTGTTGATCAGCGACATGCTGGCTCCGACCGACGAGCTTCAGCGATCGCTCGCTTTACTACGATCTCGACAACACGAAGTCATCGTCCTGAGAGTCCTGGATCCCAACGAAGTTGAAATTTCGGTGGATCAATCCAAAGTTCTGGTGGACATGGAAACAGGACGAAAGATCCAGGTTGATCCGGACGCGACTCGACGGTCATACCAAACCGCATTCCGAGAACACGCGGATGGTTTGCAAGCGATCTGCAATGCCGTTGGCGCGGCGATCTACACCACGACGACCGACCAACCCTTGCAAGATTCGCTGTCAGACTTCGTTTCTGCACACCAACGCCGGCCGATTGCTGCCAGCCGTGCGGGAATGCTGGGTGGCGTGGGTGCGGGCGGCGGAGGAGGTTCCTAA
- a CDS encoding hydroxypyruvate isomerase family protein, with amino-acid sequence MNQPARLNASVCVDAVLEDLSTIDAMQVVARCGYSAFEFWTWWDKDLEAIQKTRKELNLAVAAVCTKFVSLVDPSTRAEYLSGLEESIEAAKQLQCPTLISQVGDARPGVSREEQRDCMIEGLKQAAPKLEDAGVTLAIEPLNELIDHAGYYLVRSDEAFEIIEAVDSPNVKVTFDIYHQQISEGHVIANLTENIGSIAHFHAAGNPGRHELDRGELHYPSIFSAIAETNYSGYVGLEYWPVDDAEAGLQKASDWIKKV; translated from the coding sequence ATGAATCAACCCGCTCGATTGAACGCTTCCGTATGCGTGGACGCCGTCCTCGAAGATCTTTCCACCATTGACGCGATGCAGGTGGTTGCGCGTTGCGGATATTCGGCGTTTGAATTCTGGACGTGGTGGGACAAGGACTTGGAGGCGATCCAGAAAACTCGCAAAGAGTTGAACTTGGCGGTCGCGGCGGTTTGCACGAAATTCGTCAGCTTGGTGGATCCTTCCACGCGTGCCGAATACCTGAGCGGACTCGAAGAATCCATCGAAGCCGCCAAGCAGTTGCAGTGCCCCACCTTGATTTCACAAGTCGGGGACGCTCGCCCAGGCGTCAGCCGCGAAGAACAACGCGACTGCATGATTGAGGGGCTGAAACAAGCGGCTCCTAAACTAGAAGACGCCGGCGTGACGCTGGCGATTGAGCCACTCAACGAATTGATTGACCACGCCGGCTACTACCTCGTGCGCAGTGATGAAGCGTTTGAAATCATCGAAGCGGTCGACAGCCCAAACGTCAAAGTCACCTTCGACATTTACCACCAACAGATCAGCGAGGGTCATGTGATCGCGAATTTGACCGAGAACATCGGTTCGATCGCTCACTTCCACGCCGCCGGGAACCCCGGTCGACATGAACTCGACCGAGGTGAACTGCACTACCCATCCATTTTTTCCGCGATCGCCGAGACCAACTACTCCGGCTACGTGGGGCTGGAGTATTGGCCTGTGGATGATGCGGAAGCGGGCCTTCAAAAAGCGTCCGACTGGATCAAGAAGGTTTAA
- a CDS encoding tetratricopeptide repeat protein: protein MNATCFQVDERCETHRDAQQAQQLLSLNSASSAQPSSCSRQWLARLLLLVLLSIIASTPFANAASYDEAVQQFHEGQYDVAAQTAAFEVERGVWSERWPRLLIRCQMVQGDYKDALQTYQAAIQRYPTSIALRYLGLDVLRFNGMQDEVGQAEADLFSQLQRAFAGYVTRDNLIAAGRYFTEQGEDAREVLEMFYDRVRDRDPEFLDAYLATAELAIQKGDFQVAANTLQEAQRLDERTPDLHHLLALALEPSDGQAAGAQIQTALQINPRHLPSLQWLAEKAIDRERYDEAKDIANQMLQINVHEPSAWALMAVVAHLKGQYELEQLMRAAALAHWSQNADVDHLIGRKLSEKYRFAEGAEYQNRALSMNPLHLSASFQLAQDMLRLGEDEIGWEIAGEVAKADPYNVVAYNLMTLKDRTSKFEKLQRDGIHVRMDAKEAKLYGDAVLNLLSDAKQVLCEKYQVTPDKPVIVEIFPEQSDFAIRTFGLPGGAGYLGVCFGRVITANSPASQGERPSNWKSVLWHEFCHVVTLEKTNNRMPRWLSEGISVYEERQRNPSWGEKMTPQYRSMLLSDELTPVSDLSAAFLSPPSAIALQFAYFESSLVVEFLIEQHGHDALLAVLDDLAAGIPINDALTRHTGSLQKLDAQFDEYAKRLAHQYEGLADWSRDTLPESRDLATWKGWVRLNPNNYWALREMARAALEAEQWEQALVPLTRMQDLGVLTSERDGPLEWLAQTHRELGQERREIRTIQENLAQSSDALPSLRRFIDIGQSNEDWDNVLDASQQALAIQPLLPEFHLASAVAAEKLDRHELAIEALTALLELDPVDPAGLHYRLAKSYDEQDETFPAKHHVMMALEIAPRYRDAHRLLYRLHHPNSDQEETSP, encoded by the coding sequence GTGAATGCTACCTGCTTCCAAGTTGACGAACGATGCGAAACACATCGCGATGCACAACAAGCTCAACAACTGCTTTCTCTGAACTCGGCTTCATCGGCTCAGCCTTCCAGTTGCTCTCGCCAATGGCTTGCTCGCTTGCTCCTGCTGGTCTTGCTGAGCATCATCGCATCGACACCATTCGCCAATGCCGCGAGCTACGACGAGGCAGTGCAGCAATTCCATGAAGGCCAATACGACGTGGCGGCACAAACCGCGGCCTTCGAAGTCGAACGCGGTGTCTGGAGTGAACGTTGGCCCCGCCTGCTCATTCGATGCCAAATGGTGCAAGGCGACTACAAAGATGCTTTACAAACCTATCAAGCGGCCATCCAGCGTTACCCAACCAGCATCGCGCTGCGTTACTTGGGTTTGGACGTGCTTCGGTTCAACGGCATGCAAGACGAGGTCGGACAAGCCGAAGCAGACCTGTTCAGCCAATTGCAACGCGCGTTTGCAGGCTACGTCACACGAGACAACTTGATCGCCGCGGGACGTTACTTCACCGAGCAAGGCGAAGACGCTCGCGAAGTGCTCGAAATGTTCTATGACCGCGTGCGTGATCGTGATCCGGAGTTCCTGGATGCTTATCTTGCCACTGCGGAACTGGCGATTCAAAAAGGTGACTTCCAAGTCGCGGCCAACACGCTTCAAGAGGCCCAGCGTTTGGACGAAAGAACGCCCGACCTGCATCACCTGTTAGCCCTGGCGCTGGAACCAAGCGACGGACAAGCCGCCGGTGCACAGATCCAAACGGCTCTGCAGATCAATCCTCGGCACCTTCCTTCTCTGCAGTGGTTGGCCGAAAAGGCGATCGACCGGGAACGATACGACGAAGCCAAAGACATCGCCAATCAGATGTTGCAGATCAACGTGCACGAACCTTCCGCGTGGGCTTTGATGGCTGTGGTGGCACATTTGAAAGGACAGTACGAACTCGAGCAACTAATGCGTGCGGCAGCATTGGCTCACTGGTCACAAAACGCGGATGTCGATCATTTGATCGGTCGCAAACTTTCCGAAAAGTATCGATTTGCAGAAGGTGCCGAATATCAAAACCGCGCCCTCAGCATGAATCCGTTGCACCTGAGTGCGAGCTTTCAACTAGCTCAAGACATGCTGCGATTGGGGGAAGACGAAATTGGCTGGGAGATCGCCGGTGAAGTTGCCAAAGCCGATCCCTACAACGTGGTCGCTTACAACTTGATGACTCTGAAAGACCGCACGTCGAAGTTTGAAAAGCTGCAACGAGACGGCATCCACGTTCGCATGGATGCCAAAGAAGCCAAACTGTACGGTGATGCGGTTTTGAACCTGCTCAGTGATGCGAAGCAGGTACTTTGTGAGAAGTACCAAGTCACACCGGACAAACCGGTGATCGTTGAGATTTTTCCTGAGCAAAGCGATTTCGCGATCCGTACCTTTGGTTTGCCGGGCGGGGCAGGGTACTTGGGTGTTTGCTTCGGTCGCGTGATCACGGCCAATAGCCCAGCATCGCAGGGTGAACGGCCATCGAATTGGAAGAGTGTCCTGTGGCATGAATTCTGTCACGTGGTCACGCTCGAAAAGACCAACAATCGAATGCCACGTTGGCTCAGCGAGGGCATCTCGGTGTACGAAGAGCGTCAACGCAACCCAAGCTGGGGCGAAAAGATGACGCCTCAGTACCGCTCAATGTTGCTTTCGGATGAGTTGACCCCCGTCAGCGATCTCAGCGCCGCTTTCTTGTCTCCTCCGTCAGCGATCGCGTTGCAGTTTGCCTACTTCGAATCGTCGTTGGTCGTTGAGTTCCTGATTGAGCAACATGGTCATGACGCACTGCTCGCCGTGCTCGATGATTTGGCGGCGGGAATTCCGATCAACGATGCTCTGACCCGACACACGGGTTCGCTGCAAAAGCTGGACGCTCAGTTTGACGAATATGCCAAACGGCTGGCTCATCAATACGAAGGCTTGGCCGATTGGTCGCGTGACACACTGCCCGAAAGTCGCGACCTGGCAACATGGAAGGGCTGGGTCCGCTTGAATCCCAACAACTACTGGGCGCTTCGCGAGATGGCGCGTGCGGCCTTGGAAGCCGAGCAATGGGAACAAGCCTTGGTCCCACTGACGCGAATGCAGGACTTGGGCGTGCTGACGTCCGAGCGAGACGGTCCTTTGGAATGGCTTGCCCAAACACATCGTGAGCTGGGGCAGGAACGACGAGAAATCCGCACGATCCAAGAAAATCTGGCTCAGTCCAGCGATGCTTTACCCTCCCTGCGGCGTTTCATCGACATTGGACAATCCAATGAAGACTGGGACAACGTTCTGGATGCGTCGCAGCAGGCATTGGCCATTCAACCATTGTTGCCTGAGTTTCACTTGGCATCGGCGGTCGCGGCGGAGAAACTGGATCGTCACGAGTTAGCCATTGAAGCACTCACGGCCTTGCTCGAACTGGATCCGGTTGATCCCGCTGGTCTGCACTACCGACTTGCGAAGTCCTACGACGAACAAGACGAAACCTTCCCCGCGAAACACCATGTGATGATGGCATTGGAAATTGCCCCCCGGTATCGCGACGCCCACCGCTTGCTCTATCGGCTGCATCATCCGAATTCGGACCAGGAGGAAACATCGCCATGA
- a CDS encoding DUF4159 domain-containing protein, with translation MTEIDSDKQQTETHSRPVLAKSSMRTLRRWFLVTLIFAMGGVAVAQRGYWRNRDRSLPMDRNGVPTWEVDPKFPKDCFTFVRIEYDSYGGRGRRGGGCWTDYPDSDLNFSLRLQQLTSLKVNPDPVVIRLTDDELYDYPFIYIIEPGGLSFSDEEVKALRRYCLNGGFLMVDDFWGDSQYENMRFELKRVFPDRDPFELPLSHEIFHIVYDLKEKPQVPAINSARRGRDGSIGSWEWSSDGSDTSTPHYRAITDDEDRIMVLICHNTDLGDGWEREGEDQWYFDEFSVKKAYPMGINIVTYAMTH, from the coding sequence ATGACGGAGATTGATTCTGACAAGCAACAAACAGAAACGCACAGCCGTCCTGTTTTGGCGAAGTCCTCCATGAGAACTTTGCGGCGTTGGTTCTTGGTCACTCTCATTTTCGCGATGGGCGGCGTTGCCGTCGCGCAACGGGGCTACTGGCGAAACCGTGATCGATCGCTCCCCATGGATCGCAATGGTGTTCCCACTTGGGAGGTTGACCCAAAATTCCCCAAGGATTGCTTCACCTTCGTTCGCATCGAGTACGACTCTTACGGTGGTCGCGGACGACGCGGGGGCGGTTGCTGGACCGACTACCCCGACAGCGACTTGAACTTTTCACTGCGACTGCAACAACTGACATCGCTCAAGGTCAATCCGGATCCGGTGGTGATCCGTCTGACCGACGATGAGCTCTACGACTATCCGTTCATCTACATCATTGAACCCGGCGGATTGTCGTTCAGCGACGAAGAGGTCAAAGCTTTGCGTCGTTATTGCCTGAACGGCGGCTTCTTGATGGTGGATGACTTTTGGGGTGACTCCCAATACGAGAACATGCGTTTCGAGTTGAAACGTGTCTTTCCGGACCGCGATCCTTTTGAGCTCCCACTGTCGCACGAGATTTTCCACATCGTTTACGACTTAAAAGAAAAGCCCCAGGTCCCCGCGATCAATTCGGCCCGTCGTGGTCGTGACGGAAGCATTGGTTCATGGGAGTGGTCGTCCGACGGCAGCGACACCAGCACCCCACACTATCGAGCGATCACCGATGATGAGGACCGTATCATGGTTCTGATTTGCCACAACACGGACTTGGGAGATGGCTGGGAACGGGAAGGCGAAGACCAATGGTACTTCGACGAGTTCTCGGTCAAGAAAGCCTACCCGATGGGGATCAACATCGTGACCTACGCGATGACCCACTGA